One window from the genome of Pieris rapae chromosome 8, ilPieRapa1.1, whole genome shotgun sequence encodes:
- the LOC111002817 gene encoding major facilitator superfamily domain-containing protein 10 isoform X2 has product MEEVPINGDLRKRKYDAHDANDISSLKKEATSEVTKYQPSNNSTIGLIFISLLLDLLAFTMILPLLPSLLDYYNKEEGHKTTLYSSLLNAVQRFQKITGAPERFASVLFGGALGSLYSFLQFLTSPIVGSLSDAYGRKPLLLLCLIGIALSHGLWSYASSFSLFVLARFIGGLSKANVSLSMAIVTDVSTDKNRARGMALIGLAFSIGFIVGPLAGAWFAKNNDHSWGMWGERPALYALSLSVANILLVTFCIPETLSKDKRTSLSLSLSKSLDYVSPWHLMRFSAVKNLTPKQSKVLYKLGLIYFIYLFIYSGLEFTLTFLTHHTFKYTAMQQGKMFLVIGVIMSVLQGGASRRLGARGAIRAAQLALVLTPLSFLCVALAAVQRPALMSPLAWLWAGLVIFALSTAFAVSCMTSMAASHSPEDSRGAVLGTLRSLGALARAAGPLIASTASGKAGLTHKENMRLRKELEQLEEENNMLRLKFEVLLDMMTDKTVEAEQQAELQRSQSMSSLKQRNKKYKW; this is encoded by the exons ATG gaaGAAGTACCTATAAATGGCGATTTAAGGAAGAGAAAGTATGATGCTCACGATGCAAACGATATTTCATCCCTCAAAAAGGAAGCGACGTCTGAAGTAACCAAATATCAGCCTTCCAACAACAGCacaattggtttaatttttatatctctTCTTTTGGACCTGCTCGCATTTACGATGATTTTGCCTTTGCTACCATCACTTTTGgactattataataaagaggAAGGTCATAAAACAACTTTATACTCTTCTCTTTTAAATGCTGTTCAAAGGTTTCAGAAAATAACTGGTGCTCCTGAGAGATTTGCCTCTGTTTTATTTGGAGGTGCACTAGGATCTTTGTATAGTTTTTTACAATTCTTGACAAGCCCAATTGTAGGAAGCCTTTCTGATGCTTATGGAAGAAAGCCTTTATTACTGTTATGTCTG atagGAATAGCCTTATCTCATGGCTTATGGAGTTATGCTAGTTCATTCAGCCTATTTGTGTTAGCTAGGTTTATTGGTGGTTTAAGTAAGGCCAATGTTAGTCTTAGCATGGCAATTGTAACTGATGTTTCCACTGATAAAAATAGAGCTAGAGGCATG GCTTTAATAGGTTTGGCATTTTCAATTGGTTTTATTGTGGGTCCTTTGGCTGGTGCTTGGTTTGCAAAAAACAATGATCATTCCTGGGGCATGTGGGGTGAACGACCTGCACTGTATGCTCTGTCCCTATCTGTTGCAAATATACTTCTTGTCACTTTTTGTATACCAGAAACATTATCAAag GACAAAAGAACGTCACTATCTCTAAGCCTATCAAAATCCCTTGATTATGTGTCCCCGTGGCATTTAATGAGATTCAGTGCTGTGAAAAACTTAACTCCCAAACAGAGCAAAGTTCTGTATAAGTTGggtttaatttactttatctaTCTCTTTATTTATTCGGGACTTGAGTTTACTCTCACATTTTTGACGcatcatacatttaaatacactGCCATGCAGCAGGGTAAAATGTTTCTAGTGATAG GTGTTATTATGAGTGTCCTACAAGGAGGTGCGTCACGGCGTCTAGGCGCGCGCGGTGCTATACGCGCGGCTCAACTTGCATTGGTTTTGACTCCACTCTCCTTCTTATGTGTCGCACTAGCCGCTGTCCAGCGACCAGCTCTCATGAGCCCTCTCGCTTGGTTATGGGCGGGGCTTGTAATATTTGCTCtgt caACGGCTTTTGCGGTATCTTGTATGACGTCCATGGCGGCGTCTCATTCACCTGAAGACTCCCGAGGGGCCGTTTTGGGCACATTACGATCTCTCGGAGCCCTAGCTCGCGCCGCCGGTCCTTTAATTGCTTCTACag CTTCAGGAAAGGCTGGATTAACTCACAAAGAGAATATGAGATTAAGAAAAGAATTGGAGCAGCTTGAGGAAGAGAATAATATGTTGCGACTAAAGTTCGAGGTGTTGCTCGATATGATGACAGATAAGACCGTGGAAGCTGAGCAACAGGCAGAATTACAGCGATCTCAGAGTATGAGCTCTTTGAAacagagaaataaaaaatataaatggtga
- the LOC111002817 gene encoding major facilitator superfamily domain-containing protein 10 isoform X1 — translation MEEVPINGDLRKRKYDAHDANDISSLKKEATSEVTKYQPSNNSTIGLIFISLLLDLLAFTMILPLLPSLLDYYNKEEGHKTTLYSSLLNAVQRFQKITGAPERFASVLFGGALGSLYSFLQFLTSPIVGSLSDAYGRKPLLLLCLIGIALSHGLWSYASSFSLFVLARFIGGLSKANVSLSMAIVTDVSTDKNRARGMALIGLAFSIGFIVGPLAGAWFAKNNDHSWGMWGERPALYALSLSVANILLVTFCIPETLSKDKRTSLSLSLSKSLDYVSPWHLMRFSAVKNLTPKQSKVLYKLGLIYFIYLFIYSGLEFTLTFLTHHTFKYTAMQQGKMFLVIGVIMSVLQGGASRRLGARGAIRAAQLALVLTPLSFLCVALAAVQRPALMSPLAWLWAGLVIFALSTAFAVSCMTSMAASHSPEDSRGAVLGTLRSLGALARAAGPLIASTVYWCSGAAVTYTIGAVILIIPAVMLCRLKT, via the exons ATG gaaGAAGTACCTATAAATGGCGATTTAAGGAAGAGAAAGTATGATGCTCACGATGCAAACGATATTTCATCCCTCAAAAAGGAAGCGACGTCTGAAGTAACCAAATATCAGCCTTCCAACAACAGCacaattggtttaatttttatatctctTCTTTTGGACCTGCTCGCATTTACGATGATTTTGCCTTTGCTACCATCACTTTTGgactattataataaagaggAAGGTCATAAAACAACTTTATACTCTTCTCTTTTAAATGCTGTTCAAAGGTTTCAGAAAATAACTGGTGCTCCTGAGAGATTTGCCTCTGTTTTATTTGGAGGTGCACTAGGATCTTTGTATAGTTTTTTACAATTCTTGACAAGCCCAATTGTAGGAAGCCTTTCTGATGCTTATGGAAGAAAGCCTTTATTACTGTTATGTCTG atagGAATAGCCTTATCTCATGGCTTATGGAGTTATGCTAGTTCATTCAGCCTATTTGTGTTAGCTAGGTTTATTGGTGGTTTAAGTAAGGCCAATGTTAGTCTTAGCATGGCAATTGTAACTGATGTTTCCACTGATAAAAATAGAGCTAGAGGCATG GCTTTAATAGGTTTGGCATTTTCAATTGGTTTTATTGTGGGTCCTTTGGCTGGTGCTTGGTTTGCAAAAAACAATGATCATTCCTGGGGCATGTGGGGTGAACGACCTGCACTGTATGCTCTGTCCCTATCTGTTGCAAATATACTTCTTGTCACTTTTTGTATACCAGAAACATTATCAAag GACAAAAGAACGTCACTATCTCTAAGCCTATCAAAATCCCTTGATTATGTGTCCCCGTGGCATTTAATGAGATTCAGTGCTGTGAAAAACTTAACTCCCAAACAGAGCAAAGTTCTGTATAAGTTGggtttaatttactttatctaTCTCTTTATTTATTCGGGACTTGAGTTTACTCTCACATTTTTGACGcatcatacatttaaatacactGCCATGCAGCAGGGTAAAATGTTTCTAGTGATAG GTGTTATTATGAGTGTCCTACAAGGAGGTGCGTCACGGCGTCTAGGCGCGCGCGGTGCTATACGCGCGGCTCAACTTGCATTGGTTTTGACTCCACTCTCCTTCTTATGTGTCGCACTAGCCGCTGTCCAGCGACCAGCTCTCATGAGCCCTCTCGCTTGGTTATGGGCGGGGCTTGTAATATTTGCTCtgt caACGGCTTTTGCGGTATCTTGTATGACGTCCATGGCGGCGTCTCATTCACCTGAAGACTCCCGAGGGGCCGTTTTGGGCACATTACGATCTCTCGGAGCCCTAGCTCGCGCCGCCGGTCCTTTAATTGCTTCTACag TATATTGGTGTTCAGGCGCAGCTGTCACCTACACCATCGGTGCGGTAATTCTTATCATTCCAGCTGTTATGTTGTGTAGACTTAAAACGTAA
- the LOC111002801 gene encoding splicing factor U2AF 50 kDa subunit: MGEDKDRRRRSRSRERRRTRSRSRDRREKRKSKSRSPSKRSRRRKPSLYWDVPPPGFEHITPLQYKAMQAAGQIPANIVADTPQAAVPVVGSTITRQARRLYVGNIPFGVTEEETMEFFNQQMHLSGLAQAAGNPVLACQINLDKNFAFLEFRSIDETTQAMAFDGINFKGQSLKIRRPHDYQPMPGTENPSINVPAGVISTVVPDSPHKIFIGGLPNYLNEDQVKELLMSFGQLRAFNLVKDSSTGLSKGYAFAEYVDITMTDQAIAGLNGMQLGDKKLIVQRASIGAKNSTLAMTGAAPVTLQVAGLTLAGAGPPTEVLCLLNMVTPDELRDEEEYEDILEDIKEECNKYGCVRSIEIPRPIEGVDVPGCGKVFVEFNSIADCQKAQQTLTGRKFSNRVVVTSYFDPDKYHRREF, from the exons atGGGTGAAGATAAag ACCGCCGACGGAGATCACGTTCTAGAGAACGACGAAGGACTCGCTCTCGGTCTAGAGATCGCCGAGAAAAGAGAAAAAGCAAGTCAAGATCACCATCGAAACGATCACGTCGCCGCAAGCCTTCTCTTTACTGGGATGTACCACCACCAGGTTTTGAACACATTACGCCATTGCAGTATAAAGCTATGCAGGCGGCCGGTCAGATTCCAGCAAACATTGTGGCGGACACTCCGCAAGCAGCTGTCCCAGTTGTGGGATCCACTATAACACGCCAAGCGCGGCGATTATATGTGGGAAATATACCGTTTGGTGTGACTGAAGAAGAAACTATGGAGTTTTTCAACCAACAGATGCATCTTTCTGGGTTGGCACAAGCTGCTGGCAATCCAGTTCTGGCGTGTCAAATCAATCTCGATAAAAATTTTGCTTTTCTTGAGTTTAGATCTATTGATGAAACTACCCAAGCTATGGCGTTTGATGGAATAAACTTTAAAGGACAGAGTTTGAAAATTCGTCGTCCTCATGACTACCAGCCGATGCCTGGAACTGAAAATCCATCTATTAATGTGCCTG cgGGTGTCATAAGTACAGTTGTTCCAGATTCaccacataaaatatttattggtgGTCTTCCTAATTATCTTAATGAGGACCAG GTGAAAGAACTTCTGATGTCCTTTGGACAATTGAGAGCCTTCAATCTTGTAAAGGATTCTTCTACGGGTCTCAGCAAAGGATATGCATTTGCTGAATATGTTGATATAACAATGACAGatcag gcTATTGCTGGTCTTAATGGAATGCAACTTGGAGACAAGAAATTAATTGTGCAGAGAGCAAGTATCGGCGCGAAGAATTCAACAttag cTATGACGGGTGCGGCTCCTGTTACTCTACAAGTAGCTGGTTTGACGTTGGCCGGAGCTGGTCCGCCCACGGAAGTACTGTGCTTATTGAACATGGTCACGCCAGATGAACTGCGTGATGAAGAAGAATATGAGGATATCCTTGAAGACATCAA aGAGGAATGTAACAAATATGGTTGTGTACGCAGTATAGAAATACCCCGACCCATAGAGGGTGTGGATGTACCAGGCTGTGGGaag gtatTCGTTGAATTTAATAGCATTGCTGATTGTCAGAAGGCGCAACAAACACTCACCGGGCGAAAATTCAGTAATAGGGTCGTAGTAACCTCTTACTTTGATCCTGACAAATATCATAGAAgagaattttaa
- the LOC111002803 gene encoding uncharacterized protein LOC111002803, whose translation MAQRKSLLFYFAVIFVVLSTLSHEVEARRKILRGRRVMTRTYYHGNSVPAWAISLMSGIGMLFVGGVLYAIMRKMVLSAETGTLNTYQPAMQNDQV comes from the exons ATGGCACAAAGGAAATCATTATTGTTCTATTTTGCAGTTATTTTCG TGGTTCTTAGCACATTGAGCCATGAAGTTGAAGCCAGAAGAAAAATCTTGCGGGGAAGAAGAGTTATGACCCGCACATATTATC atGGAAACTCCGTGCCTGCTTGGGCGATCAGCTTGATGTCTGGCATCGGAATGTTATTTGTTGGTGGAGTGCTTTATGCAATCATGAGAAAGATGGTACTATCAGCAGAGACCGGTACATTAAACACATACCAGCCAGCTATGCAAAATGATCAAGTGTAA
- the LOC111002802 gene encoding 28S ribosomal protein S23, mitochondrial has translation MATSRLERIGTIFTRAEGLLKHGALKPDDRPIWFDVYQAFPPLVEPKFARPKPENKPIRQILYKEDAIRVKFHTQGHGLGLNMLSPYGETQIKKLIQKYEQLQEEGVQDTELVEKSVSAIVSHKESEQITIKANPESATAQVLSEANIKNIFKQ, from the exons ATGGCGACAAGTAGATTGGAAAGAATTGGAACAATATTTACGAG aGCTGAAGGATTGCTCAAACATGGGGCTCTAAAACCAGATGATAGGCCCATTTGGTTTGATGTATATCAAGCCTTCCCACCCCTAGTGGAACCAAAGTTTGCAAGACCAAAGCCAGAAAATAAGCCTATAAgacaaattttgtataaagaaGATGCAATTAGGGT AAAATTTCATACGCAAGGACATGGATTAGGATTGAACATGCTAAGTCCGTATGGAGAGACTCAAATTAAGAAACTGATTCAGAAGTATGAACAACTGCAAGAGGAAGGTGTACAAGATACAGAATTAGTAGAGAAGTCTGTTTCTGCTATTGTTAGCCACAAGGAATCTGAACAAATCACAATTAAAGCTAATCCAGAATCTGCAACTGCTCAAGTTTTATCAgaagcaaatataaaaaatatttttaagcaatag
- the LOC111002831 gene encoding mucin-5AC, giving the protein MSNNLDNDRSITTGKMYPIDLAPQKITIVKNISSADVKMTHIIPSQGKTTGTSQIITHSSAGPIGLMRTATGAQIISSGVVSQGTQIVSQGNQLSQNAQILTQPQLLTSSHILSPCTQIISQGTQLSGQVTNPNNSQSLNTIQTSVTSTVSGNQMLNVGAQLVSGSGNLIVSSSVRTLGGANVRVLPTNQHQNSRPVLTSVNVSSASVLVSKGTSHVPRGLAAGASLAVRPVTASAQATISQGSGWSANSRGRGALVYGSRGLSRGLPPRQPSPAPSPSHTPPHSTQTPLSPHSAIVTLPTTTVLSSSGVISSTMRGSIGVVSGVTRPKTPTPPPPGPRPLPLLQRNYQPAKVVGVANVGVRGVGNSAPPQLYYEVPRAAHPHHARPITPYAHTITTQATGVNTVQTSSEVRQTTTIASTPVLPRPSILRKRDVEGSPSKNQLNTISTISQVGNIGNITSNIANLSNIATLSSISSIGNVVVGNNLSNLNVSAISRVGTLNSLSNLGNIDSVNTMNNSAMSSVNSQYISNTGWEDVTTSQGPGSGSTTMSAASSPTPDEPEPPRQTDVSPRKKPRKQLLTSEVRHCDYPVEEKPPTPPPAPVIPKRPSLTSTYVCGWRSTALHFTRPSDVKRRETRARDIVAIATQKHVLVSAEGWKVHHLTAQMDDLVSLEADVGEQLEGVHRLLETSRAHNALKPLSHSLLELIKGNIQRSKIVCEGIQEAREDILRVFKHRNFVSDILTRQADKRCFRKHRSQS; this is encoded by the exons ATGAGTAATAACTTGGATAATGATAGGTCTATTACAACTGGCAAAATGTATCCAATCGACTTAGCGccacaaaaaataacaatagttAAGAATATTTCAAGTGCAGATGTTAAAATGACTCATATAATACCAAGTCAAGGTAAAACTACCGGAACCAGTCAAATAATAACACATTCTAGCGCTGGGCCGATTGGTCTGATGCGTACAGCAACTGGCGCCCAAATAATTTCTTCCGGAGTCGTTTCTCAG GGTACTCAAATTGTTAGTCAAGGAAATCAGTTAAGTCAAAATGCACAAATACTCACACAGCCACAGCTCTTAACAAGCAGTCATATATTAAGTCCCTGCACGCAGATAATAAGCCAAGGTACTCAGCTATCAGGTCAGGTGACAAACCCAAATAATTCCCAATCTTTGAATACTATTCAGACAAGTGTAACATCTACAGTAAGTGGAAATCAAATGCTGAATGTAGGTGCACAACTTGTTAGTGGCTCAGGAAATTTAATTGTGAGTTCTTCTGTACGAACTCTTGGTGGAGCTAATGTTAGAGTGCTACCTACCAATCAACATCAAAACTCTAGACCAG tCCTGACGAGTGTTAATGTAAGCTCAGCTAGTGTTCTAGTGAGTAAGGGTACCAGTCATGTGCCAAGGGGTCTAGCTGCTGGGGCTTCCCTAGCAGTGCGTCCAGTTACAGCTTCAGCACAGGCTACTATCAGCCAAG GTAGTGGTTGGTCAGCAAACAGTCGTGGTCGTGGTGCATTAGTGTATGGCTCACGGGGACTTAGCCGCGGGCTGCCCCCACGACAACCATCACCAGCGCCTTCACCCTCACATACACCCCCACATTCTACTCAGACGCCACTGTCTCCACACTCTGCTATTGTCACTTTGCCAACTACCACTGTATTGAGTT CGAGTGGTGTTATATCGAGCACAATGCGTGGTTCAATTGGTGTAGTGAGTGGTGTGACCAGACCGAAAACACCAACTCCACCGCCTCCAGGCCCAAGGCCCTTACCACTCTTGCAGCGGAACTATCAACCTGCAAAG GTTGTGGGTGTAGCAAATGTAGGCGTACGAGGTGTTGGCAACAGTGCTCCGCCACAGTTGTATTACGAAGTGCCGCGAGCTGCGCATCCGCACCACGCAAGGCCGATTACGCCCTACGCGCATACGATTACAACCCAAG cgACTGGAGTAAATACCGTCCAAACATCATCAGAGGTTCGCCAAACAACAACTATTGCCAGCACGCCCGTTCTACCCAGACCTTCCATTTTAAGGAAACGGGATGTTGAAGG GTCGCCATCCAAAAACCAATTGAATACGATATCAACTATATCCCAAGTAGGGAACATAGGCAACATAACATCAAATATTGCCAACCTAAGCAATATAGCAACACTGAGCAGTATTAGCAGTATCGGTAATGTGGTTGTGGGGAATAACTTAAGTAACTTAAATGTTAGTGCAATAAGTCGTGTCGGTACTTTGAACAGTCTAAGTAACTTGGGTAACATTGACAGTGTGAATACTATGAACAATAGTGCAATGAGTAGTGTGAATAGCCAATATATAAGTAACACTGGGTGGGAGGATGTGACGACCTCCCAGGGACCGGGAAGCGGGTCTACCACCATGTCAGCAGCGTCGTCACCAACCCCAGATGAACCGGAGCCACCAAGGCAAACTGATGTCTCACCGAGGAAGAAGCCGCGGAAACAGTT ATTAACAAGTGAAGTGCGTCACTGCGACTACCCAGTTGAAGAGAAACCTCCGACGCCGCCGCCTGCCCCGGTCATACCCAAGC gacCGTCCCTAACCTCGACGTACGTTTGCGGGTGGCGTAGTACGGCATTGCACTTTACGCGGCCGTCCGATGTGAAACGACGCGAGACACGCGCGAGGGATATCGTAGCGATCGCAACGCAGAAGCACGTGCTTGTCTCCGCCGAGGGATGGAAGGTGCATCATTTGACAGCGCAGATGGACGATTtg GTTTCCTTAGAAGCGGATGTCGGCGAACAGTTAGAGGGAGTACATCGTCTGTTAGAGACAAGTCGCGCTCACAATGCGCTTAAACCACTCTCACACTCGTTACTTGAACTTATaaag GGAAACATACAAAGGAGTAAAATAGTCTGCGAAGGTATTCAAGAGGCTCGCGAGGACATTCTACGTGTATTCAAACATAGAAATTTTGTCTCTGACATTTTGACCCGACAGGCGGATAAGCGATGCTTCCGAAAACATAGATCGCAgtcataa